The Scleropages formosus chromosome 3, fSclFor1.1, whole genome shotgun sequence genome contains the following window.
GGCTAAACATGACCTgttgcacatcacacacacagaggctcaaactgcttctcctgagtggagtcggagcctaatccggcaacgcagggcatgaggatggagggagaggggtcatacccaggaggggacaccagtccatcacaagacaccccaagcaggactcgaaccccagacccaacagagagcaggcacaggcctaacccgctgtgccaccacacccccctcctgttatatatttatatttcaaataagACAACAACCTGAATTTGttctaatggggaaaaaaaggtataAGGTAACTGATGTTAAATTATAGATGGTATTTTAAGAAGAGATGCAGCAGCTGTCGAGTGACAGCTAATACTGTGAGCCAGTGAAGAGTGAGACGGGGCTCACCTGTTCTTCGGCATCGCATCGCCACAACAACGAGAGCGACAAGCACAGCAGCAAGCACAGCCACTCCGGATACTACACCAGTTACTACACCAGTTACTATACCTGGAGGAGAGGGAAAGGCAGCGAGGACAACTGCTGAGAGACATTTATACAGTGTTTGGCTGCCACAGTGTAGCCATGTAAATATAGTCCACATGTAGTCCACAGACAGAGCACTCGGTGTACAGAGAGAATCATAACTATAATAACTATTATAATAGCTACAGTGATTTGAGACACACTGGACTGCAGGTGATATCGAAGCCTGAGCCCTGCACAATTTCCTATGAGCCTCCAGGGTGGAGAGTTTCAGGGACGTAGGTACGGCGTGCGTGAAGTGGCTCTGCTACCACATCACCATGGGCAGGGGAGCGCAGATGTAACACACGTACTTAACacagctggggaggggggacatATCGATTTCAAAGCTGTGTTCATAATGTTTGGGATGTAGtgtgaaaaaatagaaaatttgcTGActgcagcagatttttttcaggcagctggtagcatagtggttagagcttctgcctttggagctaaaggtcacaggtttgaatgccacctccagctgtaaaacccttgagaaagatatTTACTCCAACTTGTTCAGCTGTATCAATAGGCAAatgattgtaagtcgctttagagaaaagcatcacataaagGTGCTGGTGTTTTACTCTCCAGAAACCAGAGTCATTAGAATTTGCGTGACACAGAGATGAGACGGGCAACACCCAGTTTTCCCGAAAGTGACCGGAGGATGCACCGCTGACAGAGAAGTACCTGTGGTTTCCTCGTCATGGCAACCGCTGCCCTCGTCATCTGTCGGTCCAAAGAAGAAGGAAGTGTCACTAAACACGGGTGTCTCAGGGAAAAGAGCAAAACTGTGACTGAGGCAACCATGTTTTGAGGTTAATATGAACAAATCACGACTTTTCATGGTGTTTGGAGATTTATTATGCATGATGTAAACTATCCTGTACACATGAAAAGAAGCGGTATCAGTGGTGAGCGTGTCCACCACATACAGTGTTAGTTGGCTCATTTGAAGCATGTTAAAAGAGTATAGCTTACACTGCTTGCATAGAcaataaactttattaatcACTCTCTACCAGAGTGTATGGAAGGTCAAGAGTGGTTTTCACACTTTCTAGCCATTTCATACACAGCTTTGATTAATACCAGATGAAAGTCTGAGAACTCATAATTtctaaataatgaatttattctAAGATATGAATTTATGCATGATTAATTAGTGCATATTAATGGAGCATATAAAAAAAGGTTCTTTGGATATGATGCGAAAGCATTCCTCGTTCCCATTTCACTTCTCTGAAGCCCTCTCGGTCTTCGGAAAGCTAATTTTGGCGTTCCTCCTCCTTTCACCTGTTTTAAAAGCCTCTTCCATCCAATTTTGATCAAGTTCGTCATTTGTCTGACTGATCTGGAAATGGTTTGTTAGTCGATCTTTGTATCCTTTCCTTTCTTCATGTTACAACAAGCCTCCAAATCCACGGGACAAAAAACAACTCACGGATTCAGTATGGAAAGACAGCTCTTTGTGCACTTcattcaaatgtttattttgtctacacaacataagaaaaaacagtatgtctgtttggagaaaaaaaactgcgaTTGTTGTCTGTGTCTTCAATCTTTGTAGACAACACAGGTACAACCAGCCCTAGAGCTCCCTTACCGCAACATATTATTGTACTTTGAATATTCTACTCATGTcatcacatgtattcatttagctgatgcttttctctaaagtgacttataatgttaaggttacaattatttacctatttatacagctgggtaattttaccggagcaattcaaggtaagtaccttgctcaagggtactacagccagaggtgaggcttgaacctgtgggtccagaggcagcagctctaaccgctacactaccagctgtcataaACTGACAATAACCTGGAAATAAACATCTCTTGAGCTACATCTTTCAAAACGTGTTGCTTTCTTGCACCGTTTCTGCCAAGAGGAGCCCAAATGATCTTACCAGGGTAGCTGCGTGACGTCTTCACTTCGGACCCATCGACCAGCTGACATGTCCGTTCCCCGTTGCTGTCTGCCCGCTTCTGCTTGACTGACAGGGTGATGTTACAGGAGGATTTCTGTTCCTCGTACCTCAAGTCGTTCTGTATCTCGGTCCCTGTGCCGTCCACCCACCTCAGACTCATTGTGTTGTGCCCGCTACAGGACGCAGGGCCACCACAGGGCAGCAGGACGCACTGCAGCGCCGAAAGGGTCTTGTCGGCGCTCGGCCGTGCCACCCGGGACACTGAGACAGTCACAAAACATCACCGTTAACACAGCAGCTCCGGCGCAGTTCTAGTCATTCATCATGCTTCGTGAATTTCTCATACTTCGCTCAACATGGCCGTGTAGTAAACTGTCATAACGATCACCTTCGTGAGGCTGCGAAAGCATTTCAAGCAGACATCACCGAGGGAAACGTACCGGACAAAACACAAAGGAGAACCCGGGTATCAGCTCCACGCCGCTCTCCGTTGACAAACTTCCGACAGGTGTACTTTCCTCGGTCTTCCACGCTCACATTAGCAATGCGCAGAGAACAGGCGCTGTCCACACTCAGTCTCTCTTTTCTCAGTTTCATCGTCCCATCTTCAAACACGGTACGAGTTGTCCGAAAATCCTCGGAATACAGCCAAGTAGTTGAGGAGCAGTTCGCATGAGGGACTTGGGTACACGGCAGCGTAACGCCGCTGCCGACGCTGGAGTATACCGTTTTGTCCGCAACAGCGCCTGCGAGAGAGAAAACAGCCGAATGCAGCAAACCGAGCACATTCAGCTCGAAAGAGGCCTAGAGACACGAGCGTTTCGTTATTGAGATCAGTAGAAAAACAGGTGAAAAGTGGGCGTCGGTCACAGAGGCAGGTAAAACAGCTGGAAGCGGGTCCTGTTTGCTCTCTGcttgccacacacacatatatatgtgtgcagtTCAGCACTTGGCTCACCAAACCCCTCACTGGAGGGTGAACAATCTGGAAATGCGCCCAGAAACGCAACGACCTGTTGTACTTTAAgggaaaaatgttaataatgttttcatataAACACTTTATTGCTTATGTTATACTCTTTACATTACAGTCCTTCTACAGCTGACGGCCCAGCACAATACTTTCCTTTAATTTCAATGGCATTGCTGTGCTGtttcaaatatgtatttaatcATTATAGCCAATATTGGAATTAACATGAGAGTTTTTGTCATGTTCTTTATTAATCACACCACTCACAGTACAAGGCAATCATTGCACCCCCCAGCGCTCCCCCAGTTCACTCTAAGCCCCTCcactccacacaatggttaggagGTTGCCCCTCGAACCTCCCAGAATCCCCCTGTGGAAAACTGCATAGAAGCCACATAACAGCCAATCAAAACGGAACACAAAACTATGTACATAAATAGACActaactatttacattaatctacTGTACATCAGCCCCTCCCTCTAGTGCTGTTACAAAATATTGTGTAAATAGCAGTTTTTCATACACTGTTACATCGTATAATGTATCTGAGTTTTGAAAGTTTTTACAGTGAGCAAAGTTAAGAAGCGCACAGCAGCCACTGCTCTAGGATCTTCGCCCCGTTACAGTAAACGTAGAGTGAGACGAGTGCGGACACCGCAAGAGGAGAAGTTGCGGTTTCAGAGAGCGTGTTCCAAGAATCGTACATCAACTGTACGGCAGGAGAAGAATTGGTGCAAAGGAGCTGTATGGGAAAAGAACGAGagcactgaatatttttttttaaaaaaagtctcattCGAGTTTGGCGAGGACCCGCATTCATTTAAGACACATATGTAAAGGTGGTTAGGAAAAGCGCATCACCCTGCACATTTGTCATTTAACTCACAGTGTTTCTTCCTCTCACCTGTGACAGAATAAAGAACAGCGAGCAGAAGTCCCACAGCTCTCAATGTCACCGCACTCATTTCGTGCGcagctcttctcttctcttctcttctcttctcttctcttctcttctgtcTGTGCAATTCGCAGCCCTTTATTGGGCCCTCCTGCTGGGACCTGGATTGGCTAATATAATTAGTTTCTACTTGAAAAAGGGAACAAGAAAACATGCTGAAAcactgtttcagaaaaaaaaaaaaaacaaccccaaAAGATTAGATGACAAATTAAACGCAGGCCCCCAatagcacaataaaaaaatttaagaagggtcttaaaactcacctcttccacactcacttctcccatgatctcttatgttcatgttaatgtgtaaatgcttatgctctataactttgagatcatgacAGCTGAATAACAGATAGACTTTCGTGTACGTActtgtgatgtaaatgtttgtttgaaaaaaacCATGTTCAGGAATTGTCGATTAGTTGGAtcacctttatgcagctactcgtgcgatgaacattggcgcatatggtggtaagaaactaactgtacttaagaatcacacgtctgcgtcgatatttctctttctcctaatgtaatgcacactttgtattttctatgagatgtacgttgctttggagaaaagggtctgctaaatgaatttatgTAAGTATAATACAGTTgttagcgtagtgattagagctgttgcctttagacccacaggtttgattcccatctgcagtgtccttgatcaatgtactaacccttaaattgctcccgtaaaaaaaaaaaaaatagtaattgttTGCtgttgtaagtccctttggagaaaagtgtcagttaactcaataagtgtaaaaaaactGTCAACTTGTATCTACAATGTTTGTGCTGCTAAAGGTGTCCATATAGGGGACAGAAGATGGACACAAGGGCAGCAGACAAGGTTCTGACCTGCTTATTCTGAACTCTGTCTCTAGGTGACTGCACTCCGCAGGACAGGGGGCAAATTTGGAAGCCGGAGCTGAGCCGCCCTTCCTGTTGCCCGACCGTGGCTGTTGTTTCAGGGGAACTGAGAGTTTCGCCAAGAGGACGTCTCACGATTCGTCTAGAGCAAAACTGATCGTTCTGTTTTTGTGGAGATGTAAAAGAGTAGCGagcggcatggtggtgcagtgggtagcgctactgcctcgcagcacctgggctgcTTG
Protein-coding sequences here:
- the LOC108936710 gene encoding uncharacterized protein LOC108936710; the encoded protein is MSAVTLRAVGLLLAVLYSVTGAVADKTVYSSVGSGVTLPCTQVPHANCSSTTWLYSEDFRTTRTVFEDGTMKLRKERLSVDSACSLRIANVSVEDRGKYTCRKFVNGERRGADTRVLLCVLSVSRVARPSADKTLSALQCVLLPCGGPASCSGHNTMSLRWVDGTGTEIQNDLRYEEQKSSCNITLSVKQKRADSNGERTCQLVDGSEVKTSRSYPDDEGSGCHDEETTGIVTGVVTGVVSGVAVLAAVLVALVVVAMRCRRTASEQRESGKTTTPPSYEYETVGVSKGAVI